Proteins encoded together in one Solanum lycopersicum chromosome 7, SLM_r2.1 window:
- the LOC138337445 gene encoding uncharacterized protein: MLAEYGVRLTYMQAWRAKETALELIRGDPIQSYAKFPSYFHILEAIYPGSHKRSHKSEHDRFFYAFVALFTSIRGWEYCRPIVVVDGTFLKGAYKGTLLTANTLDSAGSILQLAYDIVNSENFFILEVVF; the protein is encoded by the exons ATGTTAGCTGAATATGGTGTGCGACTCACATATATGCAAGCTTGGAGAGCTAAAGAAACAGCTCTTGAATTGATCAGGGGTGATCCAATTCAATCATATGCAAAGTTTCCAAGCTACTTTCACATACTAGAGGCAATTTACCCTGGTTCTCATAAAAGATCTCACAAATCAGAGCATGACCGCTTTTTTTATGCGTTTGTAGCTTTGTTCACCTCGATAAGAGGATGGGAATATTGTAGACCAATTGTAGTTGTTGATGGAACTTTCTTAAAAGGGGCATACAAAGGGACACTACTAACCGCTAATACCTTAGATTCAGCAG GGAGTATATTGCAACTTGCTTATGATATTGTCAATTCAGAGAATTTTTTTATCTTGGAGGTGGTTTTTTGA